Proteins from one Terriglobus tenax genomic window:
- a CDS encoding PP2C family protein-serine/threonine phosphatase has protein sequence MGPRTELKLEHAMLSDVGRVRKGNEDACGADAKAGLFVVCDGMGGAAAGEVASHLAVETFLKEFIARKASKRRASPAQLLDEAVASANKAILAKARSSRELRGMGTTLVSILLQPGEEGHETPFEAWIAHAGDSRCYRLRDGKLQRMTEDHSLVEEQVRAGLMTAEEAEFSPVRNVITRAVGSHPELETEIRCEDALPGDLYLLCSDGLIRDLSDNDLARHLRAAGSDLELVCRSMIGEANVMGGGDNITCLLVRIAL, from the coding sequence ATGGGACCCCGTACAGAACTGAAGCTCGAGCACGCGATGCTGTCGGATGTGGGCCGTGTCCGCAAAGGCAATGAAGACGCCTGCGGCGCGGATGCAAAGGCGGGGCTGTTTGTGGTCTGCGACGGCATGGGCGGAGCCGCAGCGGGCGAAGTGGCCAGCCACCTGGCGGTCGAAACTTTTCTGAAAGAGTTCATCGCTCGCAAGGCGTCCAAGCGCCGCGCCTCGCCTGCGCAACTGCTGGACGAGGCGGTTGCCTCCGCGAACAAGGCCATTCTTGCCAAGGCACGCAGCTCCCGCGAGTTGCGTGGTATGGGCACCACGCTGGTCTCCATACTGCTGCAGCCGGGTGAAGAGGGCCACGAGACTCCCTTTGAGGCATGGATCGCGCATGCGGGCGACTCACGCTGTTATCGTCTGCGCGACGGCAAGCTGCAACGCATGACCGAAGACCACTCTCTGGTGGAAGAGCAGGTGCGTGCGGGCCTGATGACGGCCGAAGAGGCTGAGTTCTCGCCGGTACGCAACGTGATTACGCGCGCGGTGGGGTCGCATCCGGAGCTGGAGACGGAGATTCGCTGCGAGGATGCCCTTCCGGGTGACCTGTACCTGCTGTGCTCGGACGGCCTGATCCGCGATCTTTCCGACAACGACCTAGCGCGCCATCTGCGCGCCGCAGGGAGCGATCTGGAGTTGGTATGCCGGTCGATGATCGGCGAGGCCAACGTCATGGGCGGCGGAGACAACATCACCTGCCTGCTGGTCCGCATCGCGCTTTGA
- a CDS encoding DNA-methyltransferase, with the protein MGQILFGDNLPKLKKLAAGSVPLIYIDPPFNTGRVQKRQRIRIVRDEANGDRSGFAGKRYRTEKLDGPSGYLDVFDDFLGFLRPRLEEAHRILTPNGSIFLHLDPREVHYAKVMMDGIFGRESFQNEIIWAYDYGARSKSRWPAKHDNILWYTKDPSEFTFNLAECDRIEYMAPKLVGAAKAAKGKTPTDVWWHTIVSPTGKEKTGYPTQKPLGVMERIIKVHSNPGDLVLDFFAGSGTTGVAAAQNGRDFLLMDSSREAVAIMRKRLAKWMRKKK; encoded by the coding sequence GTGGGACAAATCCTGTTTGGCGACAATCTACCCAAGCTCAAGAAGCTGGCTGCAGGCTCAGTCCCGCTGATCTATATCGACCCGCCCTTCAACACCGGGCGCGTGCAGAAGCGGCAGCGCATCCGCATCGTGCGTGATGAAGCCAACGGCGACCGCAGCGGATTCGCAGGCAAACGCTACCGCACGGAGAAGCTTGACGGCCCTTCCGGATACCTGGACGTCTTCGATGACTTTCTCGGCTTCCTTCGCCCGCGCCTTGAAGAAGCCCACCGCATCCTCACGCCCAACGGCTCCATCTTCCTGCACCTGGACCCCCGCGAGGTGCACTACGCCAAGGTGATGATGGACGGCATCTTCGGCCGCGAGAGCTTTCAGAACGAAATCATCTGGGCCTACGACTACGGCGCACGGTCGAAGTCCCGCTGGCCGGCCAAGCACGACAACATCCTCTGGTACACGAAGGACCCGTCCGAATTCACCTTCAACTTAGCCGAGTGCGACCGCATTGAGTACATGGCGCCCAAGCTGGTCGGTGCCGCCAAGGCCGCTAAAGGCAAAACGCCTACGGACGTCTGGTGGCACACCATCGTCTCGCCCACCGGCAAGGAGAAGACCGGGTACCCCACGCAAAAGCCGCTCGGCGTGATGGAACGCATCATCAAGGTGCACTCTAACCCCGGGGACCTGGTGCTGGACTTCTTCGCCGGCTCCGGCACCACCGGCGTAGCCGCTGCGCAAAACGGCCGCGACTTCCTGCTGATGGACTCAAGCCGCGAAGCCGTCGCCATCATGCGCAAACGGCTTGCGAAATGGATGCGGAAAAAGAAGTAG